In a genomic window of Cynocephalus volans isolate mCynVol1 chromosome 1, mCynVol1.pri, whole genome shotgun sequence:
- the OSTN gene encoding osteocrin yields MLDWRLVSAHFILAVILMLWSSGKVLSVDVATEAFDSGVIDVQSPPTVREEKSASDLAAKLLLLDELVSLENDVIETKKKRSFSGFGSPLDRLSAGSVDHKGKQRKVVDHPKKRLGIPIDRIGRNRLSNSRG; encoded by the exons ATGCTGGACTGGAGATTGGTGAGTGCACATTTCATACTGGCTGTGATACTGATGCTGTGGAGCTCAGGAAAAGTGCTCTCAGTGGATGTAGCAACAGAG GCTTTTGATTCTGGAGTCATAGATGTGCAGTCACCCCCCACAGTCAGGGAGGAAAAATCAGCCAGTGATCTGGCAGCAAAACTCCTGCTCCTTGATGAACTGGTGTCCCTGGAGAATGATGTGAttgagacaaaaaagaaaagaagcttcTCTGGTTTTGGGTCTCCCCTGGACAGACTATCAGCTGGCTCTGTAGATCATAAAGGTAAACAGAG GAAAGTTGTAGATCATCCAAAAAAGCGGCTTGGTATCCCCATCGATCGGATTGGTAGAAACCGGCTTTCAAATTCCAGAGGCTAA